A single Phoenix dactylifera cultivar Barhee BC4 chromosome 1, palm_55x_up_171113_PBpolish2nd_filt_p, whole genome shotgun sequence DNA region contains:
- the LOC120111834 gene encoding uncharacterized protein LOC120111834 isoform X2 translates to MEDLVSRQSFWQRANVIVKAIKPLYEVLRAVDSERYPQMGFLYHIMEKAKAQIMEADVAHAQEYIDIIERRWGAQMGRELHLAAYYLNPRFQYESGIGMDDELLHALRNVIYKMEPDPEVAALCIEETKLFREGSHSFGQRPAVVSKTTMNPGTIQICKTFLHLNYLQL, encoded by the exons ATGGAAGACTTGGTAAGCAGGCAGTCATTCTGGCAGCGGGCCAATGTGatagtcaaggctatcaaaccattatatgaagtgctgcgggcCGTGGATAGCGAGAGGTATCCCCAGATGGGCTTTTTGTATCACATAATGGAGAAGGCAAAGGCTCAGATCATGGAGGCAGATGTAGCCCATGCCCAGgagtacatcgacatcattgagcGGCGGTGGGGAGCCCAAATGGGTAGGGAattgcatctagcag catactatcTGAATCCCCGGTTTCAGTACGAGAgtggaattggtatggatgatgaacttcttcatgctctgcgtaatgttatttataagatggagcctgatccagaagTCGCCGCGTTATGTATAGAAGAG accaaattatttagagagggtAGCCACAGCTTTGGACAGCGACCAGCTGTCGTGAGCAAGACAACTATGAATCCAGGTACAATACAAATCTGCAAGACATTTTTGCATCTGAATTATCTTCAACTATGA
- the LOC120111834 gene encoding uncharacterized protein LOC120111834 isoform X1: protein MEPSRRGQPQERNIGWEHGKMLDERHQFQCNYCHKCFKGGGVTRLKQHLAGNSREISACSECPPTIRQLMRKNLAEIKAAKERAAKQKAEVERQAAEAPSYHLMESQEAEGPDEEEAQIQAAMRASLDDRWQQEEVARHRARFGPSFFESGAGSGGSRQDPEFQRTTSVREGEGRGRSRIASILGGFRSRKKSSGGIPPGASIHDVDPHAFPRRDSKQQRVDTMWKKEKKKDMWQAIGSWFHFSHIPANAADNTYYKSAISAIQTAGPGVDPPGPRDIYGELLDNNKKELENWIGSYKSKWPTYGLTLMCDGWTGPTKRAIINFLTYCDTKIFFHKSVDASDKVHNASYILRLMEEVIDQIGEENIVQVVTDNGPQYKLAGQVLMERRPQIFWTPCAAHCIDLILMDIGKIRRVQHTVEIAQRITRYIYSHTWVLSLMRRYAGGEILRPGVTRFATNYIALDSLIEKKGALRQMFVSPEWQKSRYA from the coding sequence ATGGAGCCATCAAGGAGAGGGCAACCCCAAGAGCGTAATATTGGCTGGGAGCATGGGAAGATGCTCGATGAACGTCACCAGTTTCAGTGTAATtattgccacaagtgcttcaaaggaGGAGGAGTAACCAGATTAAAGCAGCACTTAGCCGGTAATTCTCGTGAGATATCTGCATGCTCGGAGTGCCCACCGACCATCCGTCAGCTGATGAGGAAAAACCTCGCTGAGATCAAAGCAGCCAAGGAGAGGGCTGCCAAGCAGAAAGCGGAGGTGGAACGCCAAGCTGCAGAAGCACCTTCCTATCACTTGATGGAGTCACAGGAGGCCGAGGGTCCAGATGAGGAGGAGGCACAGATCCAGGCTGCCATGCGGGCGAGTCTGGATGATCGatggcagcaggaggaggtggcgaggcatcgggctcgatttgggccctcgttTTTTGAGTCGGGCGCCGGTTCTGGTGGAAGCAGACAAGATCCAGAGTTTCAAAGGACAACATCAGTCAGGGAGGGCGAGGGCAGAGGACGTAGCCGGATTGCATCTATCCTGGGTGGTTTTCGTAGCCGAAAGAAGTCTtccggaggaattccaccaggtgcgtcaatccatgatgtagatccgcatGCCTTCCCCAGAAGAGATTCGAAGCAGCAAAGAGTAGACACAatgtggaagaaggagaagaagaaggatatgtggcaagctattggatcctggttccacttcagccacattCCAGCAAATGCtgcagacaatacatactacaaGTCTGCCATTTCTGCCATACAGACTGCCGGTCCCGGTGTTGATCCTCCAGGTCCGAGGGACatctacggtgagcttcttgacaacaataagaaAGAGCTAGAGAATTGGATTGGTTCATATAAAAGCAAGTGGCCCACATATGGGCTCACtctgatgtgtgatggttggaccggtccgacAAAGCGGGCcatcatcaactttctgacatactGTGATACGAAGATCTTCTTCCACAAGTCAGTTGATGCTTCGGATAAGGTGCACAACGCCTCATACATCCTCAGACTTATggaggaggtgattgatcagattggagaggagaatatcgtgcaggtcgtcactgataaCGGACCGCAATATAAGTTGGCCGGGCaggtcttgatggagcggcgaccacaaattttctggaccccatgtgctgcacattgcaTTGACCTCATCCTGATGGATATtggaaagatccgtagggtgcaacaTACGGTGGAGATAGCTCAACGCATCACCAGGTATATTTATAGCCATACTTGGGTTCTTTCATTAATGAGAAGGTATGCAGGGGGAGAAATTCTTAGAccaggagtcacacggtttgctacgaattacattgcacttgatagccttatcgagaagaaaggagccctacgtcagatgtttgtcaGTCCCGAGTGGCAGAAAAGTAGATATGCCTAG